The genomic DNA GAGTGCTACCAAGTATGTTTTCTGTGATAGCATCTGGTTCATGCTTTACCTTTTGCTGCTTGTGGTtaatgagttttttaaataaatcaaattgaaaGGTAAGGGATGTTGATGACTCTATCCGGGAGCTTTGGAGGAGGAGAGACAAAAATGACCAAGAATTGATTGCAAGTCTTAGGGAAGCTGCCGGGTTGCCTACTCAAGatgatatattttcaattacacccttttcggatgatgaagaaaGTGGGCCCACCATGGGTCCCCccttaaaattttctataaaagGTTTGGCTGATAAATCACCAAAGAAGGTCAAGGAATCTGGTAAAAAATCTTCAAACATGAAGTATGCTAAGAAGAAGAGGCACCATCCATCTGGGATACAAAAAACAATGGAAAGGGGTAACAATGATGGAGGTACTAATACCCCGCCTTTTGTCCACAAAGGAAATGATGACTCAAATGATATTGAGTTCCAGTCCCTAAAATGTGTAGAACCTTTTTCTTCTGTTACTGGAAGTCTTACTGAAAAGATATGCTCCAACAATCAAAAGGGAATTGCTAAGAACAAATTCATGGATGAGATTGGAGTAAGCAAtacaaataagaaaatgaaaatggtTCATATTGATAATAGGAAAAATGACGACTTTGGAAAAGATTCTCATAACCCCAAGATTATAAACACCAAGGGGCCCAAGCTAGTTATACATTTAGGTGCCCGAAAGAGAGACATAGACAGCTCTCCTAGACCTGATCCATCCAGTCAAAGGGAGAAAGATTTTGCTGCTCTGAATGGTATGCAATTATTGTGTTTATTCATCCTCCCTTACCATTTCTGAGCTGTATTTTGTTGTCCCTGTTAGTTTTTATTGGTTTGATGTTTCTCTCTTGATCACTTATAATAAGGTAGTTTATACATTTGATTTacattaaactattttaatatagtTGTTTTGATTTGCTGTTAAGCTATAATTGACAACTGGTAACTGTTATAATTTATACGTCCCCTTTTCTATTCTTTGTGTTTATGCATGTACTTAGTGCTTTCTGTAAATTGACTTGTCATTCTCATGAGAATAAATTAGacataaatatgtattaaataattttccttatattttattttggcaCTGTCGCTGTATAGAGTAATAATGACGATCATTTGCAAATAGACAATAATACTCATCAGGTTCATATTTATGAACAGGCCATGAACATGTTGGGGAGGAAGAAACGACTACCCAACATAAACTTGATGCAACTGCTGAACCCGCAGAAAGAAATGGTAATTTCATTGcctataaattatttatgtcttAAGTTCTACaggatgattattttttatttattttttcattttttgtgaGACTGTGcttctattatttatatttgtattatttgtcAGGAGATAAAGTCGTGAACCCTGATCTAACTAGTTCACAATTTCTAGTAAAAGAAGGTAGtttgataaagataaaaaagaaaaatctgGAAGTTCCCCAAATAAACACTAGATTTTCTGGTGGTAGTAAAGCCAATGGAGACGAATctgtttcttcaggcaatccACATGTCTCACAACACAGCAAAAGCGTTATCAGAAACGTAGCTACATCTGAAGCTCCCACAACAAGCAACCCTATAGTTTATTCCAGAAAAAATACAGAAGGAAAATCCGGGACTTCGGTTGGCATAAATATCAAAAGTAGTGTTCCCATGAGTTCAGGCTCACAACCTCCTCCACAGAAGGATTCAAAACCTCTCTTGAAGCTTAAATTCAAGAATCCATATTTCGAAAATCAAACTTCATGGTCTTCTCATGGGGTGGATGAGAAGAGCTGCTCTGTAAAGGGCCGGAGATCTAAAAGGAAGAGACATCCGAATAGGGAGAAGTCGGTAAGCATGGGAGAAGATGAACAACACGATTCTATTGGAGAAGACACCTCAATCAATGAGATTTTGGATGCCAATTGGATATTGCAGAAGTTGGGCAAAGACTCTATTGGAAAGAGAGTAGAAATCCATCAGCCATCTGATAACTCATGGTTggtcttttttttttgaataacaAAGAAATGTTTGTGTATCATGTAGAGCTGATTCTataatattgtttgattttcAGGCACAAAGGGGTAGTGAACAATTTTGTGGAAGGTACCTCTCTGGTGTCTGTTGCCTTAGACAACGGAAAGACAAAAAAATTGGAACTTGGTAAACAAGGCATCCGGTTTATTTCTCAGAAGCCGAAAAGGCTATGAACCGGAACCTTATTTTCATTGTGATGCAGTAGTGTTAGTAGCTGGTGTTCAGTTTGTATGATGAAATAAACGATTCTGATGGGAGCCTGGGAAGACGAACATTTCCTTTTCCCTTACTATGTTGTTAGAACCCTACAAATTATCCGTTTCAATATCTATTGGATTTTTAACTTAGTTGAAGCTAGGAACAACCCTTTTATTCTAATGACTGGATactattatgtatttttttctgAACTTTGTTGTAAATCTAGAATCAGCTTCTGATTTGTTTACGTTTATGACAGGTTGAAAT from Impatiens glandulifera chromosome 9, dImpGla2.1, whole genome shotgun sequence includes the following:
- the LOC124914444 gene encoding uncharacterized protein LOC124914444 is translated as MAFHVACPITCRRICDCSLGFQRNLGIHDVRHHFLDEVVRIADLINDPLLICFKENATVQVAVPKVVPPPQPPLVAVGAAFGDGNVFGDGDEMLSAQNKRSALQKKAAAASLVAEDFARRFESGSMLDDSGDLQAEDQGQSNAKVMCRLCFSGEHEGSEKAWKMLSCKCCGKKYHRSCLKAWAHDRDLFHWSSWTCPSCRTCEVCRRTGDPSKFMFCRRCDGAYHSYCQQPPHKNVSHGPYLCPKHTKCHSCASVVPGNGLSTRWFLGYTCCDACGRLFVKGNYCPICLKVYRDSESTPMVCCDICQRWVHCQCDSISDERYMQFQADDNLQYKCATCRGECYQVRDVDDSIRELWRRRDKNDQELIASLREAAGLPTQDDIFSITPFSDDEESGPTMGPPLKFSIKGLADKSPKKVKESGKKSSNMKYAKKKRHHPSGIQKTMERGNNDGGTNTPPFVHKGNDDSNDIEFQSLKCVEPFSSVTGSLTEKICSNNQKGIAKNKFMDEIGVSNTNKKMKMVHIDNRKNDDFGKDSHNPKIINTKGPKLVIHLGARKRDIDSSPRPDPSSQREKDFAALNGHEHVGEEETTTQHKLDATAEPAERNGDKVVNPDLTSSQFLVKEGSLIKIKKKNLEVPQINTRFSGGSKANGDESVSSGNPHVSQHSKSVIRNVATSEAPTTSNPIVYSRKNTEGKSGTSVGINIKSSVPMSSGSQPPPQKDSKPLLKLKFKNPYFENQTSWSSHGVDEKSCSVKGRRSKRKRHPNREKSVSMGEDEQHDSIGEDTSINEILDANWILQKLGKDSIGKRVEIHQPSDNSWHKGVVNNFVEGTSLVSVALDNGKTKKLELGKQGIRFISQKPKRL